Proteins found in one Stigmatopora nigra isolate UIUO_SnigA chromosome 15, RoL_Snig_1.1, whole genome shotgun sequence genomic segment:
- the pdgfbb gene encoding uncharacterized protein pdgfbb: protein MSSTVLLLLALLATCVRLGASEGDPLPAALVELVRNSPISSIDDLQLLLLTDSVDEEEVENSAANGSHRLPRSLVAQPAQQAVCKVRTEVVEVTRAMLDRSNANFLLWPPCVEVQRCSGCCNTKSLQCIPVVTHTRYLQVMKIEYINKQPTYAKAVVSVVDHVECRCHPSPRNPATRRKSSRRHHGHRDQHRNQTLTQGRAQVKVHTKDELHQWDEVKQNQGSLLVDLLEQHWSPRGDTFSRSGERYSLAGEETTLPGEAVIIGPHWSHNSTRFLGTKTKTENKETKDRMPEGQKTFSSMDHLGVNKTSEDGKGILNAEGRIIEVPKGRSEGALIHSPSMQEEKSAFLTQKPPAKWSPFEEITERVGNRLKPTKEPNPESREQARQRENKTPEDVRILQIAEKRLEEERKELLLLHKKLDQEKEMLRQQQKKREDEERNLRNRLRLLQMTTTPGPDTTTTKQPSAPVGPRPPGHPKKRMRKNRKRISKAAMRAMLM, encoded by the exons GGGGATCCACTTCCTGCAGCCCTGGTGGAGCTGGTTAGAAACAGTCCTATCTCCTCCATTGATGACCTTCAACTGCTTCTGCTGACTGATTCCGTAG ATGAAGAGGAGGTGGAAAACTCAGCAGCCAATGGAAGTCACAGACTACCAAGGAGCTTGG TTGCTCAACCAGCCCAGCAGGCTGTGTGTAAAGTTCGCACAGAGGTTGTGGAGGTCACCAGGGCAATGCTAGACCGGAGTAATGCCAACTTCCTGCTGTGGCCGCCGTGCGTTGAGGTGCAACGCTGCTCCGGTTGTTGCAACACCAAAAGCCTGCAGTGTATCCCTGTTGTGACACACACCAGATATCTTCAG GTCATGAAGATTGAATACATCAATAAACAACCCACCTACGCCAAAGCAGTGGTGTCAGTGGTGGATCACGTGGAGTGCCGTTGTCACCCTTCTCCACGAAATCCGGCGACGAGGAGGAAATCCTCTCGCCGGCATCACGGCCACAGGGACCAGCATCGTAACCAGACGCTCACCCAAGGACGTGCACAG GTCAAGGTGCACACCAAAGATGAGCTCCATCAGTGGGATGAGGTGAAACAGAACCAGGGTTCCCTCCTGGTGGACCTCCTCGAGCAACACTGGAGCCCCAGAGGAGACACGTTCAGTCGGTCTGGTGAACGCTACAGTCTGGCTGGAGAGGAAACTACTCTACCAGGAGAGGCTGTTATCATTGGCCCACATTGGTCACATAACTCCACTCGGTTCCTTGGGACTAAAACCAAAACTGAGAATAAGGAGACCAAAGACAGAATGCCAGAGGGACAAAAGACTTTTTCTTCAATGGATCATCTTGGCGTGAATAAAACGTCTGAAGACGGGAAGGGCATCCTCAATGCCGAAGGAAGGATTATTGAGGTACCAAAGGGCAGGAGTGAAGGTGCACTGATACACAGTCCATCTATGCAGGAAGAAAAATCTGCTTTTCTGACTCAGAAACCTCCAGCTAAGTGGAGTCCATTTGAGGAAATCACTGAGAGGGTTGGAAACCGGTTGAAACCCACCAAAGAACCCAACCCGGAGTCTCGGGAACAGGCGAGGCAACGGGAAAACAAGACTCCAGAGGACGTAAGAATTCTGCAGATTGCAGAGAAAAGGTTAGAGGAGGAGAGAAAAGAGCTTCTCTTGTTGCACAAGAAGTTGGACCAAGAGAAGGAGATGCTTAGGCAACAACAGAAGAAGCGTGAGGACGAGGAGCGCAATCTACGTAACAGACTTCGTCTTCTGCAAATGACAACAACACCGGGGCCAg ACACAACCACCACCAAACAGCCATCAGCTCCAGTTGGGCCAAGACCTCCAGGCCATCCCAAGAAGAGAATGAGGAAGAATCGAAAACGGATAAGCAAAGCGGCTATGAGAGCAAtgctaatgtaa